A window of Ictidomys tridecemlineatus isolate mIctTri1 chromosome 1, mIctTri1.hap1, whole genome shotgun sequence contains these coding sequences:
- the LOC101962169 gene encoding small ribosomal subunit protein eS27-like produces the protein MPLAKDLLHPSLEEKWKHKKQRLVQSPNSYFMDMKCSGCYKITTVFIHAQTVVLCVGCSTVLCQPTGGKARLTEGCSFRRKQH, from the coding sequence ATGCCTCTCGCAAAGGATCTCCTTCATCCCTCTCTGGAAGAGAAGTGGAAACACAAGAAGCAGCGCCTGGTGCAGAGCCCCAACTCCTATTTCATGGACATGAAATGCTCAGGATGCTATAAAATCACCACAGTTTTTATCCATGCACAAACAGTAGTTTTGTGTGTTGGCTGCTCCACTGTCCTCTGCCAGCCTACTGGAGGAAAAGCAAGACTTACAGAAGGATGTTCCTTCAGGAGGAAGCAGCACTAA